From Ptychodera flava strain L36383 chromosome 9, AS_Pfla_20210202, whole genome shotgun sequence:
TGTTAGAATTTACTGTTCTTCAGATGGGAGTCTGCAATAGTCCTGCTACTTTTGAGCATttaatttagaaagtttttAGAGGTTTACAGTGAGACATATTATTGCTATATTTAGATGATATTGTGTTTGGACGCACATTTGAGGAAGAACTTGAAAGGTTACATGCTTGCTTTAATAGACTGAAAGAAGCAAACCTTAAGCTTAAACCAAGCAAAAATGTCATTTGTTTGCTGGAGAGGTTGAATTTCCAGGTCACAGGCTTTCCTGTCATGGTGTGTCCACAGATCcaaataaaatttcagctgttccACATTGTCCTACTCCCAGGTCATTGACGGAAGCCCATAGCTTCTATGGCCTTGCATAATACCATCATAGATTTATCAGAGGTTTTTGTTGAAAGACTTAAGCCATTAACTGATCTCACTGAGAAGAATGCCTTATTTTAGTGGACTGATACGTGCCAGGGGCCtttgacaaatttaaaggaATTACTAGTTACAGCCCCTATGTCAGCTTTTCCATCCGAGAAGGGAGAGTTTAATCTCGATTGTGATGCATCTCTCTCACATGTTGGTTGTGTATTGAACCAGGTTCACTTTTGATGTCGAGCGACCCATCAGTTATGTTGGACGCTTATTGACTAAACACGAAAAAAATTACTGCATAACAAGAAGAGAGTTCCTTGCAGTAGTACATTATGTGAATAACTCAGATATTATTTGCTGCATAGAACTTTCACAGTTCACATAGATCACACACCATGTGGGTGATCAATTTTAAGAACCAAGAAGGTCAACTAGCTAGATGGTATGAAACTTTAAGTCAGTTCGACTTTGATATAGTGCATAGACTGGGCAACAAGCATTAGCACGCTGATGTATTGAGTCGTAGGTCTgtgaaatttaaatataaacAATGTAGACGAGATCAAGCAGTTCGGGATTGTACACTTCAAGATAATACACAAGTTGAATGTACCAGTAAGTCGGGTAGATGTCtaagtaatagacatgaaaCAGTAGAGTTCCAAGAAGTTTTGTGTTATGAAAACAAGGGTTTTGTCTCAAATGGGGAAGGGAGTGAAAGTCAAGTACCCAAAGGTCACTCATCAATGGGAAGATGCTCCCACTAAGACAGATTTGCGTGCACTTGTATTGCCTAAAGTAAGCAACAGGATGATGTTGCAGGTGGCAAAAACAAGACACATTGTGGGACCATGAAACCCTTGGGCATGGGCAGAACTTAGAGGACAACAGCTTAACAATCCCAATATGATCACTTATATTGCAACTTAAAGAAAGAAGTTGGCAAGGAAAGACCGCCCTTGGGTGAGGCTTCCCACAAGTCCCCCACCTTAAAGTCACATTGGTCTTTATACCAACGGCTAAGTGTGCATAATTGGGTTAGCTTTTCTTTCAGTTGTTTGAGATGTCTGGAACTCAGTTTGTGCATTGGCAAATCATTTTGCCAAGGACATATATCAAGTTAGTATTTGAAACAATGGCTGCCGTGGTCGGGTGTGTGCTCGCAGTGCTCCTGAAATGTTTGTTCCAAAACCTATATTGCCATGATCTACCAGACCTAAAAACTGAGGACAAGTCCATAAGTACTGGTTATGTGATGTGGCAGACTGCCAAGCAAGTTGACAATTTCTATGGTAAGGAAATTATGATAAGATGGCCCGGTATGCAATAAAAAGCCGCCCAGAAGTGTCAACACTTCATGCTATCTAGCCATCCTACGTTTACTACTCTCCAACAATGTTGATTTAAATCCAGGACCTGCAACagataataatcgcaatcataccaatccataatcaaataacactaggtcagaattcgtaagacaatagttgtaaacatagacacaaaacagcacaaaacagacagtaaatagacagtacacaaacaaagtcaaattcatgaaagaaagatatatggacctctggccaaaagaccaagaagtgatgtcaggtgttgtggcggagtccagttacttttgtatccgctaagtgccaaccactccaagaaataaccatcctcagttgctttagtttagaGTAGATTTATTCAAGAAGTGgtgaaaactgggtaaataaagagattaaaatacaaggtcattcattgtctacatcggagagtcgaggtaaatcaagttcaaagtaaacggaataaaagaactaaattctactaAAATATCTAAGTACTGCATTCAAATGGTCctctaaataattggaaagtcataaaaggaaatcaacttacatcgttgcgcctacagtcctacttttggctggagtgttagtgagatccacgtggcatgtctacttgctttaagaCAGTGGAAGAAAAACGTGTCTGCCTaggtgtaatttaatctttaaccttttaattgttttaccaagaagtttcttgacctttgtgtcagagggccttaagaaagatagagggcgatcttctgaaaatctagttagggtcatgaagggtcaattCAACACACTCCCCGTCTAAAAATGCGCGGTAAGCTGAATTTTTACtaatcataaatttcaaatagaatAAATGCCTACTAATATTTTAGGTCTAAATAAATTCTAAAAGCTAAGAGTATATACGAAAGGGTTCATACTAAGAGAGTCCGTATATAGTGTTCATTGAATTCAATCACAGAGTTCAATTTGtgctttcaatcaaaactaattcGCTAATAGGTCTGAGGTAGGTTCGATGTTCGCCATCTTTGTAGATCATCATGTCTACTTTTCGCACTTTGTTGTCATCGCTGGGGTAGACCTTCACTATGCGAGCGAGGGGCCAGCTGTTTCTTGcgtattctttctctctcaaaagAACCACGTCTCCTTCTTTGACATTGATTGTAGATTTGTTCCATTTTGGTCGTGGCTGACGGCTTTGTAGATATTCTTTTCTCCATCGTATCCAGAATTGATCAGCTAGATACTGTACGCGTCGCCAACGTTTTCTACTGTAGATGTCTTGTTGGACAAATGAGCCTGGTGGTGGGGTCGGTGATTGAGTCTTCATGGTGAGTAGCATGTTTGGGGTGAGAGCTTGAGGATCGTTTGCATCTGATGATACAGTTGTTATAGGTCTGGAGTTGACGATGGCGCTGGCTTCTGCCATGAGAGTTGTCAGCAAGTCATGTGTGTATTGTTGCTTGCCTAGTTGATAGTGCATGGAGTCAAGAACGCGTCTGATGGTACCAATTTGTCGTTCCCATATACCGCCGAAGTGGGATGCGTGAGGTGGGTTGAAAATCCACTCACAGTCTCTTGTTGTAAGGAATTTCTTGATGCGGTCTTGATCCAGCTCTTTGGCTGCTGCCTGAAGTTCGTTCTTTGCGCCAATGAAGTTGGTGCCCTGGTCACATCTGAGTTTCTTGATGTTGCCGTGTATAGCTATGAAGCGACGTAGGGCGTTGATGAAGGATGAAGTGTCCATGGAGTCTATTACTTCGATGTGTACTGCTGTAGTGAagagacagacaaagataaCTGCCCATCTCTTTGCTTCAGACTTACCGGCTCTGGTTTTGCAGGAAGCTATAGTCCAGGGGCCGAATACGTCCATGCCGACGTTGGTGAATGGTGGGGTTTTCTCTGTTCTGTCCGATGGTAGGTCGGCCATGAGTTGAGTGAGTGGTTTTGCTCTCAATCTTCTACATATCGCACATTTGTGTAGTAAACTTCTTACCATGTCATGTACACCCATGATCCAATAGCCATTAGCCCTGACGTTTGACAGGGTGAGTTGTCTGCCTTGATGTTGTACTTGTCGATGTACATGATCGATGATAAGTCGTGAAATGTGGTTGTCCTGTGGGAGGATGATGGGGTGTCGGCCGCAGAGGTCGAGTTCCGATTGGCGAAATCTTCCTCCAACGCGGATGAGTCCTTTGTCATCATTGAATGGGTTCATCTGGCTGATGGGATTTCGTTTCTGTAGTTTGTTGTTGTCAGTGCTTGCTGACTTTGTGGCAGATAGTATCTCATATTCtttatgaaacacacttttctgTACTGGGCGTAGCATGATTTTTTCTGCTTGTGCCATCATCTCAATTTTCAGTTCTTCTGGAGACTTCTCTTTCtcctttttgtctgttttttctgGTGATTTTCTTTGTCTGATTTTGCCTATTAAGTTGGCAATACTTCTCTTCAAGGATCTCCATGATGAGAATCGTTGAAATCGGTGAGCACCTAAGtcgtcttgttctacttccttcaTTGATGTGTTGAGGACAGCAAGTTGTTTGCGGACCTCAGGGTCTTCGtcacttactgtgtatttgtgttctgtttcttCGTGGTTGTCTTGCTCGTCTCGCTGCCACAGGAATGCTGGTCCTGATAGCCAGATAGTTGAGTTGAGTTTTTGGGCTGGTACGCTGCGTGATGCGATGTCAGCTGGATTTTCGTGTGTAGACACATGTCGCCACTGGTGTGGTGATGAGATGTTGTGTATCTTTTCTACTCTGTTCGCTACGTATATGTGGAAACGTTTCGAGCTGTTGTTTATATATCCAAGGACGATTTCGCTGTCCGTGTGATATATGACGTTGTCGATGTTCAAGCCGATTTCTGACATGATCATCTATGTGAGTTCCGTCACTAGGATGGCTGCACACAGTTCTAGGCAAGGTATGGAGACTGCATGAGTCGGGTTTACCTTTGCTTTGCCAAGTATGAATGATACGTTGACATTGTCTTCATGGTTGGTCAACCGCAGGTACGCTACAGCACCTATGGCTTCATTGCTGGCGTCAGAGAAAATGTGACACTCAGTTTTCTTTATGGGTCCGAAGGTGGGTGGAGTGTAGCATCGctgtagctgtatctttgtgATGTAGTTGAGGTTGTTGCACCAGCGGGTCCATCTGGGCAAGTATTTCTCTGGTAGTGTTTCATCCCATCCAAGGTTTGATGAGTTGCGTCCTTTAGTTTCTGTCATGAGGCCTCGTAGTATTAGTTTTCCTTCTATGGAAACTGGTGCAGTATATCGAGTAGATCGTATATTGTGTTGACGATCGCCAGTACTCCCCGCCGTGAGAAtggcttctccttcaagtctactTCGAATGTGAATGCGTCCGCCTCTAGAGACCACTTGACCCCTAATGATCTCTGTGTCGGTAAGGTGTCTTGGTTGAAATCCAAACTCTGTAGATCTTTGGCTCGTACTTCGTTTGGAAGTGCTGTCATGACTTCTTCGTCATTAGAAACGATCTTGTGGAAGTTAACGTTTCTGGTCGCTAGTAAGTCTCTTGTTCTATTGATGAGACTGATAGCTTTCTGTGCATCTGGTGCTGAGGTTAGTCCGTCGTCGACGTAAAAGTTCTTGTCAATGAACTCTTTCACGTCTTCTCCATATGTAGATACACCGTCTTCAGCGATCTTTCTCAGTCCGAAGGTAGCAATGGCTGGTGAGGAGACATTGCCAAACAGGTGTACGTTCATTCTGTACTGAATTACTGGTTTCGTGGGGTCGTTGTCTTTGAACCAAAAGAAGCGCAGATAGTCTCTGTGTTCTTTGTTGACGTGGAAGCTGTGAAACATTTGTTCTACGTCGCCCATTACTGCTGTCTGCTCGCGTCGGAATCATAGCAGGATACCGAGGAGGCTGTTCATTTGGTCAGGTCCCTGAAGCAATGCGTCGTTCAAGGAGACTCCGTTGTACTTTGCACTGGAGTCGAATACTACTCTGATCTGCTGTTTCTTGGGATGGTAGACACCGAAGTGTGGTAGGTACCATGTGTTGTCGGCATCTATTTCGTCTTCTGGAACGGGACTTGAGTGGTTCTAAACTGAAAGTATTCTTCCATCATTTGTGGTTTACACTGAAGCTGATTCTGTAGATTGTAGAATCGGTTCAGAGCTGATTGTCGGTTGTTCGGTAATTTCTTCGGGTCTTGCCTGAAGGGGAGAGGAAGTTCTAGATTGCCTTCCTCATTTACATGGACTTCTCGTTGCATGATGTCCAGGAATTGCTTGTCTTCAATGGAGGGTGCCTTTTGTTCGTCGTAAGGTGTCCGCTTGAAGACGGTGGTGCCGAAGTTGACGGGTTTCGGGCTTATTatgtctttgatgtggatgtgaTGATTACATTCGAGCGCTGATTCATCGTAGCTGTTGAGGGTTGCAGTCGTACGTTGTACTGAAGTGCGGATTACACCTCTTGCTGTCTCTAGGCACAGTTCACCTGAAATTGTCCACCCTAGGTCGGTGCGTTGAGCCCAAGGGGAGTTTACAGGTCCGTTTCTTGTTTCTCTGACTTTCAGTGGTTCTGGGCagtttctgccgatgaggagATGAATTCCGACGTTCTTTTTTGGTTCTGGAATGTAATCGATGATGGGCTTCAGATGTTTGAAGGCCTTGCAGATGTCTGGTGTGGGTATTTCGTTCTTGTCGCTCGGTATGTTGTCATTTTCTAGTAGGACGGGAAGAGAGAATTTTTTCTTTCCGTCATGTGATTCTATGATGACGCGGTTGCTACGTCGTCCCTTTCTGAGTTCTCCTTTGCCGCTGCATGTTGACAGTTCGTATTCAAGGTCTGGGCCGTGTATCTTCAGTGTGTCGAAGAGGTGGCTGTCACCCATACAGGCGTTGGACTGGTCGTCTAGGACTACGTAAGTTTCTATGTAGTCTGCTGGTCGGTCTTGTGTGTACACCTTTGCGAGGACTATCTTCCCACACGAACGTCCGGCTGGGCATTTCGTGAGTCTGGTACATTTTGTTGTAGCTTCTTGGGTTTCCTTTTCTTTATCTTCTGGTTTAGCTTCGGTTGTTTTCTGCTTAGACCTGTCACCGGGTGTAGCGTGGAGACAGGTGATGTGTTTCTTGCTCTTGCATATGGCGCACTCGATGGTCGATGTGCAGTCTTTGACGAGATGTTTCTCAGTGCATTTAAAGCACAAGCCTTTCTTCTTACACAGTTCAATTCTGTCAGCAACTGGTTGCTTTGCAAATGCTTTGCAATCTTTCAGGTCATGTCCTTTAGCCTCGTGGAAGAgcccttatgaaaattttagccTTCCCGACAAGATTTTCGGAGCTCTCCAGAAAAGGTCCCGCAGTGGTCCAGGAGCTCTCCAGGACCATCTTTCCGGGAGAGCGTGGCATTgctattcaaattaggtttgcTGGATCCCTCCCGGAAAGATTAATGTCTCTCTGCAGGACAGGCTAGCTGTTCGCTCTGCTGGACGGTTATAGCTGCCGCTCTGCCGGGCTGGTTAGGTGTCGCTCTGCCGGGCGGGTTAGGTGTCGCTCTGCCGGGCAGGTTAGCTGCCCCTCTGCTGGGCAGATTAGCTGCTGCTCTGCCAGGCTAGCTAGCTACTGCTCTGCCAGGCAGGCTAGCTGCTGCTCTGCCATACAAAAATCAACCTACCTTCTGCAATCTGACTAACATTTACTCCAACAACCTGAAACTTATCACTGCTGCTGAAAATCAGCCATTAATAAGCCATCATCTCACAACCTACACCACTCTGCTGCCCCCCCCAAAAGAATGCAAGGGCTAAAAATTTGGTAGGAATAAAATTTAATCCACCATATTTTTAAAGCCAATCAACATGACCgtataaaaaatgttcaagtgtccGTAAAGTCCTTAACTTCATATTGTCACAACGACGGATTATTCTGAAAGACTTGTACTTGTCTGTTACAGCTTTGGTTATTGCTTGACTTGTCATCTTGAAGTTGTCCTATGTGTAAgctggaaaaaatataaaaaagtttaagtcagatataaagtttatcaaacttatgacaaaattatgtatgCAAGTTAGAATCCTCGTTGgagttgaaaattttgactcGTTCAACAGCCATCAAACATTGAagactgtgaaatttgcatgtattcataaaataaagaaaatgttccctcaacttgtgaatgacaaaatgtgatttatagCAGTAGTCTAGTATCAATCTGTTCAACTTGCAATTTGCTTCAAACTAGGAAAGTAGTAGAATCATtggcataaaacaaaatttaatttgcagaTGATTTTATCCCCTGCAGTTATTCCGTTAAGATTGTAGACTTCACCATGCAAAACTCGCTTGGTTTGAGTACGCTTCATTGCATACCTACATGAACTTTCTAAAGCCAAATTGAAACATAGTTAGAAAAAAGGTAGGTCTTTGTACTGAGCTTATATCTAAGTTGCTTATCAAAAGGTTGCAGCATTAAATGCAATAGAATATGTAtgcatattttgtgatgtaAGAGTTCATGTAgaacttcaatgaaatattgttatgaaatattgtaaattaattaCTGATTCCCCTTACAATATGCCAGCAAAATATCTACAggttacatataaacaaatgtcaaaatacgttaataaaaattttaaaataaacttcatTTTAAGGACACCACGTTCAGAAGATCTTATAAGCAGACAGATGTATATTGATGTCATAGAGAAGTACGTTTggaataccggtacatgtagcaCTGTAGCAGGTACCAGACTCGGTTAAGAGTTTGAGAACTTAATTCGTATCCAACAATTCCTACATGTAttgttctttctttgttttatatCTGTCCTTTTATATCGTACATTGAGGGAAATTTGTAtacatgagcaaaagttttaccttTGCCAATGCAAGAGAGAAGTATATATTGTCGATAATAGTATGTACTCCATTTTTTGTGTACActgtaccacggtccctctatcgttGTACACTCTACGTTCAACCTCACGAGTTATACCAATTTATTAGAATTCATACAATTGAACAGTATTACTCGAGAATTGCGCcgaacaaaaacagtaaaaactaCGTCTTCACGTCGCAGAGAAGGCAAATCGAAAATGTACTTACCGAAGTTTAAACGATCGCCTAGATCCACGGGGATGTTATGGTGATCATTGTTCAAATCGACGAGCCGATCGATCTCCCACAAGCTGATCATGACGACGATGACTTTTTTACGCGTCGTAAACATTGCCTATAGGTTTTACATACATAGTTAGCGTGTATGAAGTCGTCACGACGATGTCAAACAGCAAATTTACgcgaaattttgtcaaacttataGGGAAAAATCAGCGACAATTTACTCAGTAATTCAAAGGTCGTAACTGTCCAAAATTGCCGCTGAGATTTGACCTTTGATTGTTTtaccaatctgaccaatcataacgaagtcttcacatgatctatgatgtcatcatgcGTGATACTATTACTTCCGGTACAAAGTCCTCGCGATCGCTGCAGTGTAACTAGCATGAAGTACAGCGGACTTCAAAAGCGTTTAAAAAGTACACTGacggaaagttcattgaaaaaaCCTAGAgcgttcgatcgactatccaagcaacagtACATTGAGAGCTCCTGTGGCCATGACTAAGTCGCGACACGATGTCAGAATATAGCAGGAATATAGTGGCGAAACCCTACGTATAGCATTCCCATATGCCGCCGTGCTACAAGTTACAACTGTGTATTGTATGTACCTTTTCAGTTTTACGGGACCcaagtttcaatgaaaattgtattctttgCGACAGAGTGAGATACGAAAACCAGTTCAACTGTGTAAACTTGTGTTTGCATGTGTTTCTCCGGAGAGTTGAGGTTACACGTATTACGTGCACGGACATGCATCCATGGGTTGAGAacacaataacaataatgaaaatggatTTACAAGATTTATTCCCTTGtcttaaaaacttcaaaagtcGGCGATTTAGTAACTGCACTGATCAAAGTAAAATGATGTTTTTGGAAATAATTGTCGATGAGATAATTTGTAAGGTCAAATATTGTCACAgacgtgatgtaaatcctataataaaagcaagcaatgaaatgttattgttatcaattattATTTCCTTCGTGGACTACGGCCGATTTTCTAGAGATTTTCGTTGCTgccatgaatttaattttgaatttttttcacggaTTAATTTATCATTGGCTCAAAAGTAACCTGATgggcaaagaaaacattttcataggAATCTT
This genomic window contains:
- the LOC139141226 gene encoding uncharacterized protein — its product is MSEIGLNIDNVIYHTDSEIVLGYINNSSKRFHIYVANRVEKIHNISSPHQWRHVSTHENPADIASRSVPAQKLNSTIWLSGPAFLWQRDEQDNHEETEHKYTVSDEDPEVRKQLAVLNTSMKEVEQDDLGAHRFQRFSSWRSLKRSIANLIGKIRQRKSPEKTDKKEKEKSPEELKIEMMAQAEKIMLRPVQKSVFHKEYEILSATKSASTDNNKLQKRNPISQMNPFNDDKGLIRVGGRFRQSELDLCGRHPIILPQDNHISRLIIDHVHRQVQHQGRQLTLSNVRANGYWIMGVHDMVRSLLHKCAICRRLRAKPLTQLMADLPSDRTEKTPPFTNVGMDVFGPWTIASCKTRAGKSEAKRWAVIFVCLFTTAVHIEVIDSMDTSSFINALRRFIAIHGNIKKLRCDQGTNFIGAKNELQAAAKELDQDRIKKFLTTRDCEWIFNPPHASHFGGIWERQIGTIRRVLDSMHYQLGKQQYTHDLLTTLMAEASAIVNSRPITTVSSDANDPQALTPNMLLTMKTQSPTPPPGSFVQQDIYSRKRWRRVQYLADQFWIRWRKEYLQSRQPRPKWNKSTINVKEGDVVLLREKEYARNSWPLARIVKVYPSDDNKVRKVDMMIYKDGEHRTYLRPISELVLIESTN
- the LOC139141227 gene encoding uncharacterized protein, with translation MTETKGRNSSNLGWDETLPEKYLPRWTRWCNNLNYITKIQLQRCYTPPTFGPIKKTECHIFSDASNEAIGAVAYLRLTNHEDNVNVSFILGKAKVNPTHAVSIPCLELCAAILVTELT
- the LOC139141228 gene encoding uncharacterized protein, coding for MGDVEQMFHSFHVNKEHRDYLRFFWFKDNDPTKPVIQYRMNVHLFGNVSSPAIATFGLRKIAEDGVSTYGEDVKEFIDKNFYVDDGLTSAPDAQKAISLINRTRDLLATRNVNFHKIVSNDEEVMTALPNEVRAKDLQSLDFNQDTLPTQRSLGVKWSLEADAFTFEVDLKEKPFSRRGVLAIVNTIYDLLDILHQFP
- the LOC139141230 gene encoding uncharacterized protein; the protein is MLVRLQKAKGHDLKDCKAFAKQPVADRIELCKKKGLCFKCTEKHLVKDCTSTIECAICKSKKHITCLHATPGDRSKQKTTEAKPEDKEKETQEATTKCTRLTKCPAGRSCGKIVLAKVYTQDRPADYIETYVVLDDQSNACMGDSHLFDTLKIHGPDLEYELSTCSGKGELRKGRRSNRVIIESHDGKKKFSLPVLLENDNIPSDKNEIPTPDICKAFKHLKPIIDYIPEPKKNVGIHLLIGRNCPEPLKVRETRNGPVNSPWAQRTDLGWTISGELCLETARGVIRTSVQRTTATLNSYDESALECNHHIHIKDIISPKPVNFGTTVFKRTPYDEQKAPSIEDKQFLDIMQREVHVNEEGNLELPLPFRQDPKKLPNNRQSALNRFYNLQNQLQCKPQMMEEYFQFRTTQVPFQKTK